The nucleotide window TAAAATGTTATCCATTTTTCGTAGTGAGGAATTTTAAATTTGAACGAGAAATTATCTCTAAATATGTTAATTTTTATTTCAACGTCAACGAATTTGTTTATCCAAAATGCAAAAGTCTTGAGAACATAAATATCCTCGTATTTAAACTCACTTTCAGGAATTTTATTCAAGAAAGCATTAAATTCAGTAAAATTCACATTTTTAGATTCAAACATTTGTTTCTTTTATTCTGGCATTTTGGTCATATTACCGCCAACGGTCGTGTATATGAAACGTAGCGTATAAAAATACACTAAATTTCGGATTATGCACTTAGCCAAAGCTTTTGCATTTTGTTTTTATCTTTTTTCTCTAAAAGCCAAATCAAAAGATTTGGCGGTCTTTGCAAACATACACAAAACTCTCGGAAAGCCTATATTAGCTATGTTTTATATACGTTGTTGGCATTAGTACTTTTCTGTCCAGATTGGTTTAAACCTTACACAAACTATTAGCATTTCGTCAGTCGGCTTTTCTCCGCTTTCCTCCAAAAAACTCTCGAAAAAATCCCAATGTGCTTTTTTCCATTTTTCGAGCGGTTCGATATCTGTTCCCATATCAAGTTCAGCGTACTCTTTTGAAATTTTATTAAACGGAATTGTATCTACACTTGTGTTTTCTATAATCACTTTTGCTTTTCCGTCAAAATCCGTTATAATTTGTTTTTTTCCGACTTTTGGAATTTCAACATTGTATTGCTTATATAGACTATACAAACCAGAAGAAGCTTTCTTTTTTCCATTTGCGGTCAATTCTGCCAGTCGATTTGCATCTTCTCTATTATTATGAAAAAATTCGGATTCTGGCATTACTTCATTTTTAAATTCAGGATTAGCCTCGATGTAGTTGTTCCACATTTCATAGACGCTTTTGTCGATTCCGCTTTCAGTTTCCAGTTCCGTTTCCGATTCCGATTCAATTTCAGTTTTCGTTTCAGTCTCCGATTTTGATTCCGCCTTATTGATGTTTTTGCAACTAATAAAAGTCAAAATCAAAATGATTGTTAAATGTTTCATCGGTTTTTTTGTATTAATGCCAACGGTCTTGTATATGAAAAGTAGCGGATTTTCAACACTTACTTTTCGGTTAAATACTAACTTTATTTTGTGCAATTACATTTGTATTAGAATGTAAACCGCTATTTTTTATATACGTTGTTACCTGCTGGCTTTTTAAACATATTTTAATAACTCTTCTACTAATTTAAATACGGTTGTTGTTGACTCTTCTTTAGCTGGATTTGAATGATTATGTTGTTTATAATTTCTTTCAGCTCTCTTTATTGCTAAATCAACTCTTTTTTCATCAGTTTTTTCATCAAATCCATCTAATAATTCAAAAAAGTCTTCATTAATTATCTTACTTTTTTTACCATCATATTCAACTTTAAAAGGTTTGATTAATTGGTTTATCTTATCATTATAGTCATCTCTATGCATGCCACCACCTTGATGGTCATTAAAATGAAGTATAAGCCAATATTCAAAAGCTTGATTAGAATAGGCAAGTCCGAAATTATTTGCTTTTGCCATTACAATAGCATTGTTGAAATCATTATCACTAAAATCATCTTTGTCAAATACGCACCAAACCTGTTCGTAACTCTTTTCGTTAGCAAGTTGAATAGCTCTATTTACTAGTGAAATAGTATTATATCCTTCTCCAACTGGTTTCACAGTTGCAGAAGAAAGTCTGAATTGATTAAAATAAGAAGGTTCTGTATTCTCTCCTTCGCATACTATTAAAATAGTAGGCTTTTCCGATAAAACAGGTGTTGCTCTTTCAAAGTCAGGTTCAGTTT belongs to Winogradskyella sp. J14-2 and includes:
- a CDS encoding ASCH domain-containing protein — protein: MKHLTIILILTFISCKNINKAESKSETETKTEIESESETELETESGIDKSVYEMWNNYIEANPEFKNEVMPESEFFHNNREDANRLAELTANGKKKASSGLYSLYKQYNVEIPKVGKKQIITDFDGKAKVIIENTSVDTIPFNKISKEYAELDMGTDIEPLEKWKKAHWDFFESFLEESGEKPTDEMLIVCVRFKPIWTEKY
- a CDS encoding RloB family protein, which gives rise to MKNKKEEQIAARKRHKEQLKKKRKTEPDFERATPVLSEKPTILIVCEGENTEPSYFNQFRLSSATVKPVGEGYNTISLVNRAIQLANEKSYEQVWCVFDKDDFSDNDFNNAIVMAKANNFGLAYSNQAFEYWLILHFNDHQGGGMHRDDYNDKINQLIKPFKVEYDGKKSKIINEDFFELLDGFDEKTDEKRVDLAIKRAERNYKQHNHSNPAKEESTTTVFKLVEELLKYV